Sequence from the Puniceicoccus vermicola genome:
ACCGAGGGTGGAATCGTCTTCTTGTTACCTTTTCCGGATACGCTACGGTCTATCTCCTCTGGCTGAAGACTGGACTTCCATGCATTCGGACTTTCGACATTGCATCGAACCTCTTTCGAAGTTCGATATTTGGTTTGTTCAAAGGACGTGAAATTAGGTATAAAACGCCTAATTCTCGCCGCAAGGGTAGTCTATGCTAAGTTGACCAGAAGGCTTTGTCGTCGCCGGAATGATTTCGGCTGGAGGCTCGTTTGTTTCCTTTAGCCATGACCGGATGCGCTGTCTGAAATGTTTTCGTATCGTTTGATACGCCTCTTCTTCTATCAGGTTTCTTAATTCGTAAGGGTCAGCCTGGAGGTCATACAGGTGGGTTTCTTCATAAACTTTTGCATGAGGAGCTGGCTTTGTATCCTTGGGGATTGAAACGGCATATTTCCATCGGTCTGATCGTAGCGCCCGCCCGGTCCGTACGTTGTTGTCTCCAAACTGTATATATGATTCTTTTGGCCAATTCCTTCTTTGGTGTTTTAGCAGTGGAAGTATTGAAAGGGCCTGCATGGAATCTGGAGGAGCGATGCCACATGCATCGAGTAGGGATGGAGGGAGATTAATAAGGCCGGTTGCCTCTCGTAATTCACCGCCGCCATCGAACTCTGTGCCCCAGAGCGCGAGGGGAATACGCACTGAGCTTTCATGTGGCGTCCGTTTATACTCGGCGTTCCTCGTCTTGAAGTGACACCCATGGTCGCTGACAAATGCGGTAATCGTATGATTCGCGATCCCCAGCGAGTGAACCGCGTCCATCAGCCTTCCCAAGGCCTCGTCCACTCGTTTGACCATTCCGTAGTATCCCGCTATATGTTGAGCGCTACTACCCCCGAGCGCCTGTAGGTCTGGAGGAGTCCATCTTCCTGTGAAAAATTCCTCATATCCTGGAGGTGCAGGGAAACTATCATTGGTATTTTGGTGATGAGGCTCCAATAATGACAGGCACAGCATGAACGGTTGCTCGTTTTCGGCCGCCCTCTTGTCTATATAACGAATCGCAGCATCCGTCATCGCATCGACTCGATAGCCGGGGAGTCGGACGGGTTCGTTTTTCTCGTTCCAAAGTATTGTACTGAACGGTCCACTGGTCGTTTCCACCGTATTTGCTGCAAGCCAGTCTTGGTATCCGCCCCTGTATTTTTCTTTCACAGGTCCCTTTCCCTGATCTTTCCCTGCTAAGTGCCATTTACCGATATAACCTGTTCTGTAGCCAGCTCCCCGATAGCACTTGGCTAGCGTAATGGCGTCTTTTCTCAAACAGTTTCCATTTCTCCATACTCCGGTCTCGGTCGAATATTGACCTGTTTGAAGGCAACTACGTGCCGGACCACACACAGGCTGACACGTAACTGCATGTTTTAGAAAAGTTCCCTGTCGTGCGTAGCGGTCAAAATTAGGCGTCAACCCAAGAGGATTACCGTTGAGTCCTAAGGTATCCCAGCGCTGTTGGTCTGTGAAAAAAATAATGACGTTTGGTTTCATTGCCGTAGGTGTTAAGCATCGCTATCCGATGCATCGAGTTTGGACCCCTTTCAAGAAGACCTGTGAAAGATAAAAGGGCGCCTTGTGCATTCAGCGATAGTTGGATAGCCGCCCTTCCTGGAAGTCGACCTCAAGCCAAGGGTCTTTTGTTTTAAGCCGCATTTCAGTCAGTTGTGCTCGGTACTCTTCGACGATAGGCTGAAGTTCGGGGGCATCGACCAGGTTGGTTGTTTCCTGTGGGTCAATCTCGAGATCGAACAAGGCTTCCGGCCAGTGGTTTTGCAGTCGGTCCATGGGACGACATTGAGCCCCGCCAGTCGCTAGAATACTTTGATAGCTCTTGGAATCGTATAAGTCTGTGGCCATTGGTGACCGGACGTCTGGAGCCAAGCATCTCAAGTATTTATACTTTGGGCCTCGTGCAGCTCTATACGGAAAGTAGTTTGCTACCCCATGAAACGTATGAGAATCAAAAATGAGCTCACGCTCTAAGCCCGCGCTACTGGTTAAGAGCGGAATCAGGTTCATTCCGCATAGGTTTTTCGGGTGATGTTGATCGGGCACGTCCATGGCATGGAGTATGGTCGGTAAAATGTCAGTCCAGTTGACTGGGGTGTCGCAGTATTGCCCGGCTCCCAATGCTTTTGGATGGGCGATGATTAATGGGCAATGGTGTCCAGCTTCGAACGGGCTTGCTTTCGCTCCGGGAAAAGGCATGCCGTGATCAGAAAGCAAAATGATCATGGTGTCATCACGATGGCCGTGGCTGTCAATTTCTTGAATGACATCTCCCACAAACGAGTCAAATCGAGATATGAATCGATAGTAGTCTGCCAGATCCTCTCTAACACCCGGAGTGTCTGGTAGATATTCAGGAACAGGGATAGTATCCGGTTCGTAGTGAATATCGACATCCTTAAACTCAGATGGATGAATCGACTTGTCGAAGTTCTCTTCAGTGCGGTGTGGATATCCCGATGCGCAGTGCATGTAAAACGAAGTGCCACTGATTTCCTTTAAGCAGGTCCGGACGTCTCTAGTAACGCTGCTGTTGGAGAAAAGTGGGTATTGGGGTGACGTCGTTTCGTGCCAAGCCGTAAATGGATAAACGCGAGGCGGGGCAATGTGTGTTTTGCCTGCCAGGCCGCTCTTCATTCCCGCGTTCTTAAGAATTGCAGGGAGGCTCACAGCCTCCTCCCATGTTCGAAAATTGTGAAATCCGTGGCTATGTCCATACTGACGGTGCTGGTGGCTATACATGCCAGTCAGGATATTTGCCCGACTGGCCGCACAGCTTGGGGTTGTGCAGTAAGCCTGATTGAATACGGTGCCGCGTGTCGCCAACGCATCGATATTGGGAGTCTTGATTGTGGGGTCTCCGTAGCAACCAGCAATAGGAGACCAATCATCCGCAATGATAAGTGCTACGTTCATTTTACTATCTCAGGCAATTGGATACGAGCCGGAGCGCGCCCTATTGCCGAGGGCGGTTCTATTTGAACCAAGATTTTCATTTGTTTCTGATGTTTTTTTTCTCAGATGTCGTCTTCAGAAATCCATCGAAAGGAAACGATTTTGAATCTGCGGCCTGAATTTTCCAGTGGCTCCGTTGTGCGTTGAAGGATGGTCTCGAGATAGGATTCGCTAATGACCTCACTGTTCAGTGGGTTTGTTGCGGAACCATAGCTTCGGACAACGAAAGTATCTCCACGAACAGTTATCTGAGACCCTATTTTTTCTAAGATGTCGGCCTGAGTAATATAGCCAGGTAAGAATGCGCCACGGCTACCTTGCTTGATTACGTTTCCGCTAGTATTGGAAGTAAAACCCGTTACATGTTCTGGGAGGTAACGGTCATGAGAGCTAGCTTCAAGCATCCAAACGTCGTCCAAACCAGTGATGCCCGGTGGCTCATTATATCGGTTGTTAATATTTGACTTTTCAATTGCTGCTTGAAGCGCTCCCATCAATCCCAGTTCGGCTTGAGCTGAGGTGTCCGCTACCAGGGATCTGTTGACGAAATGAGAAAGTGAATGGAAAGGACCACGAGCCTTAACTTCCGAGACAATTTTCTCTGCAAGATCGAGCAATTGGTCATGAGTTAGTATTCGAAATCCGGCCAAACCATTTTGAGAAAGTATCGGTTGGTTTTCTGGATCGAACGCTTCTAAAGGGGGATTCAAGTAACGCGAATAGGAATGTGGGGTGTTGCCGGGCAAATGAGGTTTTCCTGGCGGGGCTACGGAATTGAAGCTACCTAAGAGTGCTGCCCACGCGCCCACATCGGTAGAATTTACATTGAATGCGCCGTCAACATACAGGTAGTTCGCGCTCGAATCGAAGTCTTCGAGTAAATCGATATCCTGAGTTTGCGTCGATAGGATAGGATTTTTTGAGCGGACGTTTTGAGCCTCGCCCAGGTCTTCCAAGTCGAACTCGCCAAGGAAGTAGTTGTCCCACAGCGCGTCGTTCAATCGGTACGAGAGGTCTTTGAAGTCGTCGTCAGAATTATGTCCTGAAACAAAACTGCCGCTGGTAGATTCGCGAGGGACAATCGGACTGGCTAATGAGTTGGCAAAGGGGTGCGCTGGTTCCCATGGGAGTTGACCAAAGTCGGCATGCTTTAACTGGCCAAGCGAAACCATGGGGTAATCGCCGCGTGGAATCTCAAATAATGCGATACGGTCTCCCTGGCCGTTATTGTCCAAACTTACTGGAATCGCCCAAGAGGTTGTGGGATTGGTTTGATTGCCAAAAAATTGATTGAACTGGTAGTCGTAGTTGTTCGGGTTTGAAAAAAAGAGATCGCCGTTCGAAGCGTCGAAAGAGAGTCCTAGTGGAGGGTCATTGATGATAGGTGTGCGTGGGTTGAAATTCGCAAAGAGTCGAACTGCGCGTTGAGGGAATTGCTTGTTGCCCTCCAAGTTTCGAAACATCACTGCTTTTCCGTGTTTCTGAAGTGGAAAATGGGCAGTATCGGAAGAGATATGATTTAGAGGGAAGATTCTAGGCGGATTCGCAGTAATACCCAAATCTGCCGTTTGCAGAACAAATAGATCTTTATCATCTAGTCGAAGCGCAATGATGTCATTGCCAGTCCTTTGGCGGACACCTACTTCCATTTCATCCAAGTTGCGCCCTTCGACGTCAATGGCCTCGCCAGTGCTTAGGATGAAATGGAAAGCATCGTTAAAATCGGTGGCTTGAAGCGTCCCTCCGGGTGTATGGTTTTCAATTCCTTCTACTTTCCAATCGCCACCATCATATCTAATCGCGAAGCCATCGGCGGCGCTACTAGCCTCGGGAGTGAAGACAAGGGTTTTGCCAGGTGGAATGACGATCGGGGTAAGGCGAAATCGAAGTGTTTTAAGGGGTTCAATAATTGAACTATCACGATTTTCACCGCCTTCGAGTGGTTTTTCGACTAAAACATAGCGCAGTTGCTGGACGCTTCCCAGTTCGATATCTAAGGTTGTTCCTTCTGGAATGCTCAGCGGTACATTGTATGGGTTCCACAGCCAGGCCCGCGGAACAATGCGATACGCAACTGTCGGATTCCCGCTTGTCCAGTCGCCTTCATAGCAACCATAAACTTGCCAGAGGAAACGTATGATCAGCGGTGTTACGGCGGGAGTGGGGTCGGTCTCAGGCCTTATTTCGATGGCTCCCTCGGCGTCGAAATCGTCTCGTAACTCATACCATGATTTAATTCGACCATATAATGGCCCGGTCCCAGAATTTAACTCAAATAGTTCATCGTCATCTTTCAAGGTCGATGAACTATGGTTGTTCAAATAGCTGAACAGGTTTTTCTTGAGCCCTCCATCCTTTACATTGGTAAGGAGGCCTCTCGAGAAAAGCGTTTGCGAGAAATAGGCTTCATTCAAATCCTCTTCGCTCAGACCTGTAGACGCTAGTATGGGGTCGAGTAAAATATGCTCTTTGATGAATGATCTTTCGAGCAGTGATTCGATTTGATAATCAGGCGAGTCCAGATCTCGTAGAGCTTTTAGTGCTTCGACGGTTGGAGCTCCGGATCGCGTCGGGGAGAGATTGGCGATTACTTCCTGTTGCTTGGTGCTAAGATCTCTTTGCCATGATGTAGATGGGTTGATTTTTGCCTTTTGGCTTTCATCTCCAACCCAGTATGCGTAACCGCCTGAGTCTAGCTCTACTTTTTCCACTGACACTCGGTCGGACGACTTCTTCACGGTATTGCTGCCAATTAGTTCAATGGTATCGGCTGAAGTTGTAAAGCTCTCCACATAGTCAATGGTTGTAGGGGATCCTCCGGGAAACTCTCTACCAGAAGTTAGCCAAGCTTCGAACTCGCGAGGGGTTGGGTTGGTCGCGTCGTAGTTTTCGGTATTCCATACTCCCAGCCAGCGCTTGGTGTTGGGAGCTGGCAGGTGCGGAGAGAACTGGTTTTCGTTAAGTATATCGGCGTAAGCCGAAATGCGCTGATCGGGACCTAGGTGTTTTTGGAGGTTACCGATCGCGACCTGGAGGCCAAAGATAGCGTTTTGTCGTGAATGACTCAGGTGTTGAGTGTTCGTTGTCGCCGTAATCTGTGTTTGCACCAAAACGGATAGGCAGATCATCAACGAGAATATGAACCCCAAGAAGACTAGGGCTATTGTCAGTGCAAATCCATTTCTATTGTTGTCAGCCATGGGTGGGGGTGTCGGAGTTCGATTCCAATTTACATCTTAAACTGGTCGCTTTTCAAGTAAAAAGTTTGACAATGGTATAAAAATAATAGAAATATACCAATATTGTATAAATGAGTAAGGCTAAAAAAACTGCTGAGTTACTGCGTGCCCGGATAAACTGTGGCGATTATCTGCTGACCGATGTGCCTGTTGAACGTGCTCTGGCTGAAGAGGTCGGGGTAAGTCGATTGACGGCGAGAAAGGCCCTTTTGATGATGATTGAGGAGGGGTTGTTGCAGCGCACCCCAAGTGGGAAAGTGGTTTGCGCCAGCACGGATAAAGGCGATAGGGTTAGACAAATCGCGTTTCTTTCTCCCGCTTTTTCAAGTTGGAATTTTGACTGGTGGCGTTTTGCGATCGAACGTTGTGCGAGTCGCTCTAATATCGCGATTCGGCCAGTGGACTATGTCCATTGGAATGATCTGGTTGTTGCTCGGACAATCGAACGTTTTGACGGGGTCTTTCTGTGGCCATTCATGGGTGAAATTCCCGATAATGTGCTTAAGATTATCCGTGAATCCGAGAAGCCAGTGGCCCTTTTGGAAAGCAATGGACGAGAGTTGGGTATTCCGTCGATGCAGATGTTGCCGCCAGAGAGCATTCAATTGCTCTTGGAGCTCCTTGCGAGCAAAGGTCACAAACAGATCGATGTGTTGAGTGCTCAGAACTTTGACCCCATCATAGAGGCGCGCATTCAACAATGGTCACTTTGGCGCTCTCTGCATGGGATCGATGGAGAGTTTCATAACTATCCAGTGAAACCCTATGAGTCTACCGTGTCAGGTGGATATAATGCGATGTGCAAGCTTGTGGCTGAGGGTAGGTTTAAGGCTAAAGCCCTGCTCTGTACGAGTGAGCCGGCGGCAATTGGTGCAATGCGGGCGATGAGAGATGTTGGCATCCGGCCTGGTGAAGACGTTGCCATCTGTGCGGCGAAAGACGAGGGTATGTGTCGCTACGTGTCCCCAAGTCTGACTGTCTTGGAGTGTCCCAAGCCCGACCAGTATATTAATCTAATTCTGGATTGGATGCTGAGTGATAAGCGGGAATGGATTGGCTCACTCAATTTGTCACCAGCGCAATTTCAACTTTTTGAAGGCGAATCAACCGACTTCGAATTAAAAGTAAAGCATACCTCAAAATCATCATGAAGAAGACTACTAAAAATGTTATCTCTACAGCTGGACTCACCTTGTTGATTTCAGCTTTTCCCACTGTCGATGCCGCTGCTCAAGTCGTTACTACTAATCTAGCGCAAAATTATGATGCATCAAATCCAGGTGCTGTTGGTGTTTGGCAAAACACACTGGAGCCGGGGGTGCGCGATTGGAGCATGATGGACTCAACTAGCGGAAGTGTTACTTCTGCCGGAACGAATATTACTCACGTATTCAGCTTCAACGGCACCAGTTCGATTGGTGTGCAGGATAGTTTTGCGAGTGGCAGTGTAGTTACCTCCAGTTGGGAATTGTGGATCAAGCCATCAAACCTCACCACCGTAGGAACCTTTTTAGAGTCAGGAGCCAACGCTCAAGGATTTGTCCTTGCACAGAACGGAAACGAAATTGATTTCTTCGTCAATAACGGTGGAGATCAAGTGAATCTGACTTTTCAAATAAACTCTGCATTGATTGAGGACTACATGCAGGTCGTGGCTGTTATTGATTCTGGTTCAGATGTTTCACGATTGTATGTCAACGGTAGTCTTGTTGATAGTGATAGCAATGCCCCTGATTGGAGAGGTTCGAATGACGCATCTATTGGAGGAACGACAAACGCCGCCGGACCCCTCGACGGTTATTTTAATGGTCAGATTGCTATCATGCGGCACTACGACGACTTGGCTTTATCTGATGCACAGGTTTTGCAGAATTATAACGCTGTCGCGGCAATACCCGAACCCAGTCACTTTTCCTTGCTATCGATCGGGACGATTTTGCTTACTCTGACCTGCACTAGAAGAGTCGGTAAGCAAAAGTAAACTTTCTAGATTTTCCGTTTTGTCAGTGCTCCTAGAGTGTTGACGGGATCTTGAGTCTATTCCACCACCCCCAGTCGCAGGGCTGCTTGAAGCATGCTGTGCCCACCTCCATCTCCTAGTCAGTCGTGAAACAAAACATAGTTCTGATCGTAACCGATCAGCAGCGCGCCGATAGTATTGGTTGCTATGGTAACAAGCATAGCTCAACTCCGAATTTGGATGCGCTAGCAAGTGAGGGAACGGTTTGTCGGCGCGCCTATTGCACAACCCCAATCTGTACACCCGCGCGCGCTTCGTTACAAACCGGGCTCTACCCCAGTCTTCATGGCATGCAAACTAATATTTGCACACCGGGATGCCTTTTTCATGAACTACCTGACTCACCAGTTCTTCTTGGTAATCGTATGCGCGAGCATGGCTACTTTACAGCTTACACGGGGAAGTGGCACCTCGGATTTGGCGGAAACGCAGCCGAGCAGTCAGAGTTTCAGAAGCACATGAGAGAGTATCCTTTGTTGAGGCTCTCGGTCGGCTCGGGGGCATTGCCCTCGACACGTGGGTATGAAATCGGAGACGACTTTCCGGGACACGGTGGCGGAGGTGAGAAATTCCCGCAGTTTCAGGAATATTTGCAGGCTAATGGTCTAACATACCAACTTGAGAACAAATTAACCGGAATGGGGCGCGCGGCGACTTTGGCCTCTGGCAAAGAGTCGTCTGTTTCCCACTATCTCACTAATCGGGCAATCGATTGCCTTGAGGATGCTTCCTCGAGGGATCAACCGTTCTTTTTATCATTACATTTTTGGGGTCCACACGAGCCATACTATGTGCCACAGGAATTCTTGGATTTGTATGATATTAATTCTGTGCCGCTCTGGAACGCGATGAGTTCAATGCCTCAACCCAGCCCTCGCATCCATTCAGGAATGCGAAAAGCCAAGGGTAAGGATGAGGATGAAATACGAACGTTCCTTCAGCACTACTATGGATTTGTATCACATATAGATGATGAAGTTGGCCGCTTGGTGCAGGCGTTAAAGCGCTTGGGTGTGTACGAAAATACTACGATTATTTTTACCGCAGATCATGGCGAAAGCTTAGGTTCGCACGGCGGAATGGTCGACAAAGGTCTCAGTATGTTTGAGGAGACCGTCCGCGTGCCATTAATAATCAAGCACTCTCCAAATCAAATCAAAGATACACACGCCTTCATCAATACGACGGACATATACGCAAGCATTTTGGATATTGCTAACTGCAATGAAGGAATCGAACAACAGGGGCAGGGCAGGTCTATTCTGCCTTTGCTGAATGGAGAAGCCCCGGTTGATTGGCCAGATAGCGTCGTCGTGGAAAGCAGCGGGATTGGGCATTGCCTCTTATCTCAAAGAATGATCCGCAATGAATCGTGGAAATACGTCTTAAACGTCGGTGATGTCGATGAGCTCTATGATATGAAGAACGATCCGGATGAGAGCCGAAACTTGATTGCTTCGGACGAATGTTACGATGCGCGCGGCTACATGAAGGAGAAGTTGCTAAACTGGATGGAGCGCAACGAAGACCCCTTGCTTAAGCGGGTGAAATACTTAGCAAATTAAATGGATAAAAAACGACCAAATATCTTATTTATTACATGCGATCAGCTTCGAAAAGATGCGCTGGGTTGTTATGGCAATGAGCTGATCAAAACGCCGAATATTGATTCCATCGCGAATGCAGGCATCAAATTTGAGAATACTTTTGTTACCAGTCCTGCCTGCGCACCAAGCAGAGGATCGATGCTCACTGGGCGTATGCCATCGGTCCATGGCTTACGAATCAATGGTGTGAGTTTGCCGAAGGAAGAAGTATCGTTTATCGAGGTTTTAAGAAACGCTGGGTATCAAACGGCTGGTGTGGGAAAGATGCATTTCAATCCTCAATGGAATTTTCCCCCGGATAACGTAGATGATTTAGTCACTAAGCCAGATACTACCAAAGCAATTAGTCCTCAGCCCCAACCATGGGAGTTCCCTTTTTACGGTATGGACCACTGTATGCTGGTCGAGGACCACAATGCGGGGCCATATGGCGAGTACTTACTTCAGCACGGTTTTGATCCATGGAAAGATCCGCACAGTTTCACATATCCCCAGAGCTACTGTGGCAAATCGTCTATCCCCTTAGAGCATAGTAAATCCAATTGGATTACGGATCGCGCTTTGGAGTTCCTTGACCAAACAGCTGACGAATCACCCTTCTTTGTGTGGATTTCCTATGTTCATCCGCATCACCCATTTGTTGCGCCTGAGTCTTATGACACCATGTATGAAGCCGAAGATATGCCTCTGCCGGTAATGTCTAAGGCAGAGAGAGAACAGTGGCCGTTTGGATACGATAGAAAGTGGAGAGCCGAAGAGGGATCACACGAATCAGTAGGCCTACACAAGTTTGACGAATGTGACTGGCAGCGAATCAAAGCTCACTACTACGGAATGATCTCCCATATCGACGACCAGATCGGCAGAATCCTGGACCGGCTCAGAGCAGATGGGGAATTTGAGAATACTTATATATTCTTCTTGGCCGACCACGGAGAGCTCCTGGGGGATCATGGACTCTTGTTTAAGGGAGCGCATTACGAATCTGTGCTCAATATCCCTTTGCTAATCCAAGGGCCAGGAATTTCAGATTCATCCGAAAGCGACAGTTATCTTTCCATGATGGATATTTCAGCAACGTTGCTCGGATTTGTGGACTTGCCGTTGCCTGATGGAATGATGGGATGTGATCTGTCCGATCCAATTTCGGGGGATCGTCCAATACCATCCCGGGAGCGAGTCCTAGTCGAAGATCCCTTTGGGCCGAGAACGCTACTGACTCCAGAATACCGAATCACATGGCATGGCTATGGTGAGAAAGGGGAGCTTTACGATCGGAAGGCAGATCCGGAGAATTTCGTTAATTTATGGAGCGATGCTTCGAGCGCGGACTTAAAGTCCGAAGCGCTAGATGCATTGGTGCACGAATTGGTTTTGACCGTAGACCCATTGCCGCATCGCACAACTCTCTGTTGATCATGGATCATTTTGTTGGCATGAAAAGCTCTGCTTTCACTCGGGCGAAAGCACTGATTTTGATTCTCATCACCTTGGGTGTCTTGCTTTGCGGGACCGATAGGTTGTCAGCGGAAGTAAGCTATTTGGCGTTAAACCGGAACAGGCTGCAGCTTTACTTCCGGGTGGGTGAAGAATATTTTCCGTTGGAAAAACGTGCTTTCGTGCTACAGAAAATACCTGCTTCGGCTTTAGGGTCGGGCCGTTTTGATCTGTTTGAAAAGCAGATCGATGAAGATGGAACAGAGACATTCAATCGCTTCTTGGACGTAGCCATAGATCCAGAGGTGCCATCACAGACCATACTATTGTATAGGACATTTGCACGCCCTAGGGAGTATAAGATATTTGTTGTTCTAACCGATCTCGAAAGTATCCCGCCGCAGCATGCGCTCATTTTAAATTATACGCCTTTTGAGGTAGCCGTTCACGCAGGGGAGGGGGCGGAAAGTATCGAATCTCTGTCATCCGTTCTCATTCCGTATCAGGATAAGAAATTCACAGCCTCATTTCGTTTCGTTTCACAGGTTAGCGGGGAGTGGAGTGAGCCAGTTTTGCAGTCCGTCAATGTTCTCGAAGGTATGCGGCTATTGGTTGTCGTTGCCTATGAGAAAACGGATGTGGGCGGATATGTCTTTAACCCAATTTTTATCCGAATGAGCAGTAATTAGAATGAATGTATTAAATGAAATGAGCTATATAAAATTTGGTTTTTTTCGAAATTCACGAATGGTTTTTCATGCTACGGTTGGCATTGCGCTGCTGGTGCTTGCTTCTGTCGATCCGGCGTATGGTGGAAGCGGCGAAGAAGTGAATAATTTACTTCTCGATAAACAAAGCTGGGCAAAATTTCACGTTAAGGAGAAGGTTGAGTTTGACTGGAGTTCGCGCGATTTACTCCAAGTTGCTGCCCCAGAAGAAGGAAGGATCGTTTACCAAAATCGAATTCCTCTGGTGGATTCGAGAATCACAGCAACCTTTGATTTTATTGAGCATGAGCCGGAGGATAATACCTCGGCAGGAGTGATCTTTCACGGGGTTGATGACGAGTCCGGCGAGCCATTGAGAGCTGAGGTTTACCCCCAAAGAGAATTGTTTGTATTCGGTGATACCTCTGAGACTTTTAAGCGGTTACCCGAAAATCCCCTCCATTATGAGTTGGATATCGTATTCGAGGGAGAACAGGCCGTATTGTATTGGGGCGGGCGCGAAATTTCTCGTGCTGGCGTTCAAATAAACCAAGCTAATTCTTCCGTTTGTGTTTTTGTATCGCAGGGAAGTATCCAAGTTAGCAAGGTTCTGGTGCGGCAGCGTTCAGATGCTAATACTATCTTATTTCGTGAAGGTGCTGATGTCAGTATTGATGTAGGTGATTCTTTGAAGTCGATTCCATCACCATGGACGGACTATTGGGGAACCCACTATGCTTATGTCGAAGGCCCTGAGGATGCAGATCCTCACACCCGTTACTCTGCAGTTCGTAGCTACGGTGGCCCACATATCGGGATTGTTCGGGAAGAAAAGCGATCCGATGCAACAATTCGTCCAGCCGTGTTTGATGACGAAGAAGTTCGTGTGGATATCGATAGTTTTCGAAGAGAGTCCAACGATGGAATGCAATTTGTCTCAGAACTTATTCCAGAGCTTATCGATTATGATCTCATGGCGGTGTGGCAGATGCATATGAGAGGTGAGCGTGATGGCCAGTTATTTTTTGAGCGAGATGTCTATTACCATTTTCTGAGTCTGATGTATCAGCAATGGCCACAGGTTCGCGATCATGTAGTTTGGCAAGTGGGAAATGAGTTGGTGAGTTTACATTGGAACCCCAAATTAGTGAACAGAAAGAAATTCAGAAATATGCGTCCTCCCGAGGGCTTGCCGGGCAATCAGTTTAATAAAGGATATGATCTAAATTGGAAGTTGGACTTTTACATTAATCATTGGTTGGCGCCTGCGGTCCAAGTTGTTGAGCGTGTCAGTAATG
This genomic interval carries:
- a CDS encoding sulfatase-like hydrolase/transferase: MKPNVIIFFTDQQRWDTLGLNGNPLGLTPNFDRYARQGTFLKHAVTCQPVCGPARSCLQTGQYSTETGVWRNGNCLRKDAITLAKCYRGAGYRTGYIGKWHLAGKDQGKGPVKEKYRGGYQDWLAANTVETTSGPFSTILWNEKNEPVRLPGYRVDAMTDAAIRYIDKRAAENEQPFMLCLSLLEPHHQNTNDSFPAPPGYEEFFTGRWTPPDLQALGGSSAQHIAGYYGMVKRVDEALGRLMDAVHSLGIANHTITAFVSDHGCHFKTRNAEYKRTPHESSVRIPLALWGTEFDGGGELREATGLINLPPSLLDACGIAPPDSMQALSILPLLKHQRRNWPKESYIQFGDNNVRTGRALRSDRWKYAVSIPKDTKPAPHAKVYEETHLYDLQADPYELRNLIEEEAYQTIRKHFRQRIRSWLKETNEPPAEIIPATTKPSGQLSIDYPCGEN
- a CDS encoding sulfatase family protein, with translation MNVALIIADDWSPIAGCYGDPTIKTPNIDALATRGTVFNQAYCTTPSCAASRANILTGMYSHQHRQYGHSHGFHNFRTWEEAVSLPAILKNAGMKSGLAGKTHIAPPRVYPFTAWHETTSPQYPLFSNSSVTRDVRTCLKEISGTSFYMHCASGYPHRTEENFDKSIHPSEFKDVDIHYEPDTIPVPEYLPDTPGVREDLADYYRFISRFDSFVGDVIQEIDSHGHRDDTMIILLSDHGMPFPGAKASPFEAGHHCPLIIAHPKALGAGQYCDTPVNWTDILPTILHAMDVPDQHHPKNLCGMNLIPLLTSSAGLERELIFDSHTFHGVANYFPYRAARGPKYKYLRCLAPDVRSPMATDLYDSKSYQSILATGGAQCRPMDRLQNHWPEALFDLEIDPQETTNLVDAPELQPIVEEYRAQLTEMRLKTKDPWLEVDFQEGRLSNYR
- a CDS encoding substrate-binding domain-containing protein — its product is MSKAKKTAELLRARINCGDYLLTDVPVERALAEEVGVSRLTARKALLMMIEEGLLQRTPSGKVVCASTDKGDRVRQIAFLSPAFSSWNFDWWRFAIERCASRSNIAIRPVDYVHWNDLVVARTIERFDGVFLWPFMGEIPDNVLKIIRESEKPVALLESNGRELGIPSMQMLPPESIQLLLELLASKGHKQIDVLSAQNFDPIIEARIQQWSLWRSLHGIDGEFHNYPVKPYESTVSGGYNAMCKLVAEGRFKAKALLCTSEPAAIGAMRAMRDVGIRPGEDVAICAAKDEGMCRYVSPSLTVLECPKPDQYINLILDWMLSDKREWIGSLNLSPAQFQLFEGESTDFELKVKHTSKSS
- a CDS encoding LamG-like jellyroll fold domain-containing protein, with protein sequence MKKTTKNVISTAGLTLLISAFPTVDAAAQVVTTNLAQNYDASNPGAVGVWQNTLEPGVRDWSMMDSTSGSVTSAGTNITHVFSFNGTSSIGVQDSFASGSVVTSSWELWIKPSNLTTVGTFLESGANAQGFVLAQNGNEIDFFVNNGGDQVNLTFQINSALIEDYMQVVAVIDSGSDVSRLYVNGSLVDSDSNAPDWRGSNDASIGGTTNAAGPLDGYFNGQIAIMRHYDDLALSDAQVLQNYNAVAAIPEPSHFSLLSIGTILLTLTCTRRVGKQK
- a CDS encoding sulfatase-like hydrolase/transferase, whose product is MKQNIVLIVTDQQRADSIGCYGNKHSSTPNLDALASEGTVCRRAYCTTPICTPARASLQTGLYPSLHGMQTNICTPGCLFHELPDSPVLLGNRMREHGYFTAYTGKWHLGFGGNAAEQSEFQKHMREYPLLRLSVGSGALPSTRGYEIGDDFPGHGGGGEKFPQFQEYLQANGLTYQLENKLTGMGRAATLASGKESSVSHYLTNRAIDCLEDASSRDQPFFLSLHFWGPHEPYYVPQEFLDLYDINSVPLWNAMSSMPQPSPRIHSGMRKAKGKDEDEIRTFLQHYYGFVSHIDDEVGRLVQALKRLGVYENTTIIFTADHGESLGSHGGMVDKGLSMFEETVRVPLIIKHSPNQIKDTHAFINTTDIYASILDIANCNEGIEQQGQGRSILPLLNGEAPVDWPDSVVVESSGIGHCLLSQRMIRNESWKYVLNVGDVDELYDMKNDPDESRNLIASDECYDARGYMKEKLLNWMERNEDPLLKRVKYLAN